One window of Pseudacidobacterium ailaaui genomic DNA carries:
- a CDS encoding DUF2905 domain-containing protein, with amino-acid sequence MGGQKMQGAFLVYTRSMSEMGRLLMGLGLLLLVVGGAMLLLGKSGLPLGRLPGDISYRGKNFSFYFPLATSILLSLVLSALFYLFSRFRR; translated from the coding sequence ATGGGCGGCCAGAAGATGCAAGGGGCCTTTCTCGTCTACACTCGTAGCATGAGTGAGATGGGCCGCCTGCTCATGGGGCTGGGACTTCTTTTGCTCGTTGTTGGCGGGGCCATGCTTTTGCTGGGCAAGAGCGGGCTTCCGCTGGGACGACTGCCCGGAGACATTTCTTACCGCGGGAAAAATTTCTCATTCTATTTTCCGCTGGCTACTTCCATCTTGTTGAGTCTTGTGCTTTCAGCCCTTTTCTACCTGTTCTCGCGCTTCCGGCGGTAG
- a CDS encoding aldo/keto reductase, giving the protein MEKRRLGKSGLEVSALGLGCMGMSFSYGPPKDKQEMISLLRAAFDRGVTFFDTAEVYGPYLNEELLGEALAPVRGQVVIATKFGFQLKPDGSPGWLGLNSRPEHIRQAVEGSLRRLRTDVIDLYYQHRVDPDVPIEEVAGAVKELIQQGKVKHFGLSEAGAQTIRRAHAVQPVAALQSEYSLWWRRPEEEILPLLGELGIGFVPYSPLGKGFLTGAIQQDTQFDKSDFRSTLPRFTPEALKANHALVDLLGQIAQKMKATPAQIALAWLLAQKPWVVPIPGTTKLARLEENLGAIHVELSEEDVRQIGDAAAKVPVLGNRYPEHIEQMTYR; this is encoded by the coding sequence ATGGAAAAACGCAGATTAGGAAAGAGCGGCCTTGAGGTTTCTGCTCTTGGTCTGGGCTGTATGGGAATGAGCTTCAGCTATGGGCCACCGAAGGACAAGCAGGAGATGATCTCGCTGCTACGTGCAGCCTTTGACCGGGGTGTTACGTTTTTCGATACGGCAGAGGTGTATGGACCCTATCTGAATGAAGAACTGTTGGGTGAGGCGCTGGCTCCGGTGCGCGGGCAGGTGGTGATTGCAACGAAGTTCGGTTTTCAGCTCAAGCCGGACGGCAGTCCGGGATGGCTCGGGCTGAACAGCAGGCCAGAACACATCCGGCAAGCCGTGGAAGGCTCGCTGCGGCGACTGAGGACGGACGTGATTGATCTTTACTATCAGCACCGCGTGGACCCGGACGTGCCCATCGAAGAGGTTGCCGGAGCGGTGAAGGAGCTTATCCAGCAGGGCAAAGTCAAGCATTTTGGATTATCTGAAGCGGGAGCACAGACCATCCGCAGGGCCCATGCGGTGCAGCCGGTTGCGGCGCTGCAAAGTGAGTACTCCTTGTGGTGGCGGCGGCCGGAAGAGGAGATCCTGCCTTTGCTTGGGGAGCTGGGAATCGGATTTGTTCCTTATAGTCCGCTGGGCAAAGGCTTTCTGACGGGGGCCATTCAGCAAGATACGCAGTTTGACAAGTCAGACTTCCGCAGCACACTGCCGCGCTTTACTCCGGAGGCACTCAAGGCGAACCACGCCCTGGTGGATCTGCTCGGACAGATTGCACAGAAAATGAAGGCGACGCCGGCACAGATTGCCCTGGCCTGGCTGCTGGCACAGAAGCCTTGGGTGGTGCCCATTCCAGGTACGACGAAACTCGCGCGGCTGGAAGAGAACCTGGGCGCAATCCATGTGGAGCTGTCTGAGGAAGATGTGCGGCAGATCGGCGATGCAGCCGCCAAGGTGCCGGTGCTGGGCAACCGTTATCCGGAGCACATTGAACAGATGACATACCGGTAA